The following proteins come from a genomic window of Methanosarcina sp. MTP4:
- a CDS encoding RNA-binding domain-containing protein: protein MERDRLEQILQEGEGALIEFKKSFSPSIVKEIVAFANTAGGTIFVGIDDSNKVVGTQLNNEMKSRIQDIANNCKPRIPIKIESGNYDGKEVILIKVPESRDKPVQCSEGFFYREGANSQKMQREEIFQYAQKTGRIRFESQHRSDFKYPADFDEKKFDDLMRKMGLTLTVSREGMLETLGMGEKNAHFLINNAGILFFGKKRQTYLRQAYVTCVLYKGIDRYKILDRKDFREEPVTDYENSFIFLQQHLNLEYVIKGGGPRLEIPEIPYEALREALMNAIIHRDYFEEGARVMVEIFDNRVEISNPGELLFDKEDLGRRSVARNPVIFDIFHRLGLIEKVGSGIGRILNQTRERGVEIEFDLNRFFTIIFKRPVRSKEYSLENDETKRKKKKAKTDESHTIEEQINLSDNEIKILTICAERPHSSNEILEKLGYKERPGSYKKSLKKLLDLNILVRTLPNKPRSPNQKYKTKDEIVKIIKNTYEPLTDE from the coding sequence ATGGAACGAGATCGGCTTGAACAGATTCTACAGGAAGGAGAAGGCGCTCTTATAGAGTTCAAGAAATCTTTTTCTCCGTCGATTGTAAAAGAAATTGTTGCATTTGCCAATACAGCAGGTGGAACCATATTTGTTGGGATAGATGATTCCAATAAAGTAGTTGGCACGCAACTTAACAATGAGATGAAATCCCGAATTCAGGATATTGCCAACAACTGCAAACCAAGAATTCCAATTAAGATAGAATCTGGCAATTACGACGGTAAGGAAGTCATACTGATCAAAGTTCCGGAAAGCAGAGACAAACCGGTCCAGTGCTCTGAAGGCTTTTTTTACCGGGAAGGAGCAAACTCCCAGAAAATGCAGCGGGAAGAAATCTTCCAGTATGCCCAGAAGACCGGAAGGATCCGTTTCGAAAGCCAGCACAGGTCAGATTTCAAATATCCGGCTGATTTTGACGAAAAGAAATTTGATGACCTGATGCGTAAAATGGGCCTTACTCTAACTGTTTCAAGAGAAGGTATGCTTGAGACACTCGGGATGGGAGAAAAAAATGCCCACTTTTTGATAAACAATGCCGGAATCCTGTTTTTTGGCAAAAAAAGACAGACTTACCTGCGCCAGGCATACGTGACCTGCGTCCTCTATAAAGGAATTGACAGGTACAAAATCCTCGACAGAAAAGATTTCAGAGAAGAGCCTGTTACTGATTACGAGAATTCATTCATTTTCCTCCAGCAGCACCTGAACCTCGAATACGTGATCAAAGGAGGAGGCCCCCGCCTCGAAATTCCTGAAATCCCTTACGAAGCCCTGAGGGAAGCTTTGATGAACGCGATCATCCACCGTGACTACTTTGAGGAAGGTGCAAGGGTGATGGTAGAAATTTTCGATAACAGGGTAGAGATTTCAAACCCCGGTGAACTCCTCTTCGACAAAGAAGACCTGGGCCGCAGAAGCGTTGCCAGAAACCCCGTTATTTTTGATATTTTCCACAGGCTTGGCTTGATTGAGAAGGTAGGGTCCGGCATTGGAAGAATTCTAAACCAGACCCGCGAAAGAGGCGTAGAAATAGAATTCGACCTGAACCGTTTTTTCACAATAATCTTCAAGAGGCCGGTTCGAAGCAAAGAATACAGCTTAGAAAACGATGAAACAAAGCGCAAAAAAAAGAAAGCAAAAACCGATGAATCTCATACCATAGAGGAGCAAATAAATCTGAGTGATAATGAGATTAAAATTCTTACAATCTGTGCTGAGAGACCACATTCTTCAAATGAAATATTGGAAAAATTGGGATATAAAGAAAGGCCAGGTTCTTATAAAAAATCATTAAAAAAATTATTGGATTTAAACATATTAGTTCGGACACTGCCCAATAAACCAAGAAGCCCCAATCAAAAGTACAAAACAAAAGATGAGATTGTAAAAATAATAAAAAACACATATGAACCCCTAACTGATGAATAA
- a CDS encoding class I SAM-dependent DNA methyltransferase has protein sequence MAKKTTGSNGANLGFEEKLWQTADKLRNNMDAAEYKHVVLGLIFLKYISDAFEEMHTQLTSEIEEGADPEDPDEYLAENIFWVPSEARWNHLKKSAKQPTIGKLVDDAMTAIERENPSLKGVLPKNYAREGLDKQRLGELIDLVGTIGLGDKESRSKDVLGRVYEYFLGMFANAEGKRGGQFYTPRSIVRVLVEMIEPYTGRVYDPCCGSGGMFVQSEKFIEAHGGRLENISISGQESNQTTWRLCKMNLAIRGIDNDGIKWGDTFHNDLHKDLKADFILSNPPFNDSDWKGELLPEDTRWKYGIPPKGNANFAWVQHYIHHLSPTGIAGFVLANGSMSSNSSGEGEIRKNIIEADLVDCMIALPGQLFYNTAIPACLWFFARNKQNSGFRDRRGEVLFIDARNMGVLRDRTHRELTEEEVRKIADTYHAWRGETVESGEYEDVPGFCKSATLEEIKKHDHILTPGRYVGFVEEEEDDEVFEEKMDRLTSELSEQFRKSEELEKKIKENLAGLGYEV, from the coding sequence ATGGCGAAAAAAACAACAGGCTCAAACGGCGCAAATCTCGGCTTTGAAGAGAAACTCTGGCAGACAGCGGATAAGCTCCGGAACAACATGGACGCAGCAGAGTACAAGCATGTGGTACTCGGCCTGATTTTCCTGAAATACATCTCGGATGCTTTCGAAGAAATGCACACACAGCTGACCTCAGAAATCGAGGAGGGCGCAGACCCGGAAGACCCGGATGAATACCTTGCGGAAAACATCTTCTGGGTACCTTCCGAAGCCCGCTGGAACCACCTGAAAAAGAGCGCAAAACAGCCCACCATAGGAAAACTTGTTGACGACGCCATGACCGCAATCGAGCGGGAAAACCCCTCCCTGAAAGGCGTGCTCCCAAAGAACTACGCCAGGGAAGGCCTTGACAAACAACGCCTGGGCGAGCTGATCGACCTTGTGGGCACAATCGGGCTTGGGGATAAGGAGAGCCGGAGCAAGGACGTGCTCGGCAGGGTCTACGAATACTTCCTCGGCATGTTCGCAAATGCGGAAGGCAAACGCGGTGGCCAGTTCTACACCCCGAGAAGCATAGTCCGGGTCCTTGTAGAGATGATCGAGCCCTACACCGGCAGAGTCTACGACCCCTGCTGCGGCTCGGGCGGAATGTTCGTCCAGAGCGAGAAATTCATCGAAGCCCACGGCGGCCGCCTTGAAAACATCTCCATTTCCGGCCAGGAATCCAACCAGACAACCTGGCGCCTCTGCAAAATGAACCTCGCCATCCGGGGAATCGACAACGACGGCATAAAATGGGGCGATACCTTCCACAACGACCTGCACAAAGACCTCAAAGCCGACTTCATCCTCTCAAACCCCCCCTTCAACGACTCCGACTGGAAAGGCGAACTCCTGCCCGAAGACACCCGCTGGAAATACGGCATCCCCCCAAAAGGTAACGCCAACTTCGCCTGGGTCCAGCACTACATCCACCACCTATCTCCCACGGGAATCGCAGGCTTCGTCCTCGCCAACGGCTCCATGTCCTCAAACTCCTCCGGCGAAGGCGAAATCCGCAAAAACATCATCGAAGCCGACCTTGTGGACTGCATGATCGCCCTTCCAGGCCAGCTATTTTACAACACCGCAATCCCCGCCTGCCTCTGGTTCTTCGCCCGAAACAAGCAGAACAGCGGTTTCCGCGACCGCCGCGGAGAAGTCCTCTTCATCGATGCCCGGAACATGGGAGTTTTACGGGACCGCACCCACCGCGAACTAACCGAAGAGGAAGTCCGGAAAATTGCCGACACCTACCATGCCTGGCGCGGGGAAACCGTTGAAAGCGGAGAATATGAAGACGTGCCGGGCTTCTGCAAGTCCGCAACTCTCGAAGAGATCAAAAAGCACGATCATATCTTGACCCCCGGGCGCTACGTAGGCTTTGTCGAAGAAGAGGAAGACGACGAGGTATTTGAAGAGAAGATGGACAGGTTGACGTCGGAACTTTCAGAGCAGTTCAGGAAGTCCGAGGAACTGGAGAAGAAGATTAAGGAGAATCTGGCAGGGCTTGGGTATGAAGTTTGA